The following coding sequences are from one Candidatus Binataceae bacterium window:
- a CDS encoding DUF6178 family protein, translating into MSATREKEFLSLPFKEKLEFLYGLPARQKRDLILSAPEAERLVQSFSPETLFYTLKEIGSADSGDLLSLAIPEQVKGLFDLDCWTRDRPNLERMREWIEALAEAGRKRMADALMALDREMMALLLRQYFRVHRLDDPASAADVPSDRFVQFDEHYLIEFQRHDSILQLLVDFLEEVFERDYTYFTALMEEIYWGVQAELEEQAYQFRRARLSDRGFPDYFEAQDVFAYLDPRNFVNIRATYTTPSRADLLRDDELVPHAMAPVALGADQSLFNTALTAGFAAQGQRQLRAEMALVSNQVLVALAVDFGDLEAVRAAVEMTHNYLNLALENLAGGDLQTAIEHLRDTHLKLLLRLGVSLTVDLRKRAERTMAALGLDPARTREVPYLDSPYREALAGFVRHRPQFYGGLDGQGAVAMREFRAMRDLHLAHSVLEEIETMRELFRALLGIDIATPAFRAETAGREIRLGQILITAFARHALEHRLVPAPIEASRLGEAYAAMMTAGGRPARLKESFREQIEAEMAARMDETMRRRSGAFVGSCLNMLEDDLAELDPRAIDPRFIRSLLVRRG; encoded by the coding sequence ATGTCGGCGACGCGAGAGAAGGAGTTTCTCAGCCTCCCCTTCAAGGAGAAGCTCGAATTCCTGTACGGGCTGCCTGCGCGCCAGAAGCGCGACCTCATCCTGTCGGCGCCCGAGGCCGAGCGGCTGGTGCAATCGTTCTCGCCCGAGACGCTTTTCTACACGCTCAAGGAAATCGGCAGCGCGGACTCGGGCGACCTGCTGAGCCTGGCGATTCCCGAACAGGTCAAGGGCCTGTTCGACCTCGACTGCTGGACGCGCGACCGGCCCAATCTGGAGCGGATGCGCGAGTGGATCGAGGCGCTGGCCGAAGCCGGGCGCAAGCGGATGGCGGACGCGCTGATGGCGCTCGACCGCGAAATGATGGCGCTGTTGCTGCGCCAGTACTTCCGCGTCCACCGGCTCGACGACCCGGCCTCCGCCGCTGACGTCCCTTCTGACCGTTTCGTCCAGTTCGACGAGCACTATCTCATCGAGTTCCAGCGCCACGATTCGATCCTTCAGCTGCTGGTCGATTTCCTCGAGGAGGTCTTCGAGCGCGACTACACCTACTTCACCGCGCTGATGGAGGAAATTTACTGGGGAGTGCAGGCCGAGCTGGAGGAGCAGGCCTACCAGTTCCGGCGCGCGCGGCTAAGCGATCGTGGCTTTCCCGACTACTTCGAAGCGCAGGACGTCTTCGCCTATCTCGACCCGCGCAACTTCGTCAACATCCGCGCCACTTACACAACGCCCAGCCGCGCCGACCTCCTGCGCGACGACGAACTGGTACCCCACGCGATGGCGCCGGTCGCGCTCGGCGCCGACCAGTCGCTGTTCAACACCGCGCTTACGGCCGGTTTCGCCGCCCAGGGCCAGCGCCAATTGCGCGCCGAGATGGCGCTGGTCAGCAACCAGGTTTTGGTCGCGCTGGCGGTCGATTTCGGCGATCTCGAGGCCGTGCGCGCGGCGGTCGAAATGACCCACAACTACCTCAACCTCGCGCTGGAGAATCTCGCCGGCGGCGACCTTCAAACCGCGATCGAGCATCTGCGCGACACCCATCTCAAGCTGCTCCTGCGGCTTGGCGTCAGCCTGACGGTCGACCTGCGCAAGCGCGCCGAGCGCACGATGGCGGCGCTTGGCCTCGACCCTGCGCGCACGCGCGAAGTCCCCTACCTCGATTCGCCCTATCGCGAGGCGCTGGCCGGCTTTGTACGCCACCGTCCCCAGTTTTACGGCGGACTCGACGGCCAGGGCGCGGTTGCAATGCGCGAGTTTCGGGCGATGCGCGACCTCCATCTGGCCCACTCTGTGCTGGAAGAAATCGAAACCATGCGCGAGCTGTTCCGCGCACTGCTCGGAATCGACATCGCAACGCCCGCCTTCCGCGCCGAAACCGCCGGCCGCGAAATCCGGCTCGGCCAGATTCTGATAACCGCCTTCGCGCGCCACGCCCTGGAGCACAGGCTCGTGCCCGCGCCGATAGAGGCGAGCCGGCTGGGCGAGGCGTACGCCGCGATGATGACGGCCGGCGGACGTCCGGCCCGACTCAAGGAAAGCTTCCGCGAGCAGATCGAAGCCGAGATGGCAGCGCGGATGGACGAGACAATGCGCCGGCGGAGCGGAGCCTTCGTCGGCTCCTGCCTCAACATGCTCGAAGACGACCTCGCCGAGCTCGACCCGCGCGCGATCGACCCGCGTTTTATCCGTAGCCTGCTCGTCCGCCGCGGCTAA
- a CDS encoding nitrate reductase associated protein codes for MMRRFKFEDEIYTTLACVPMAVRRKLDRVGIKIALEQWQALGRGERLAVCHLPDTSAEEREALRLFISEAVRRARGEEPRELSEAQRAVADPPRELPSQLAERARMAGVKLDQAVWERFDADERYALVKLGTGNEPSHNLAAALAEFLAR; via the coding sequence ATGATGCGCCGGTTCAAGTTCGAGGACGAGATCTATACGACGCTGGCGTGCGTGCCGATGGCGGTGCGCCGCAAGCTGGACCGGGTCGGCATCAAGATCGCGCTGGAGCAATGGCAGGCGCTCGGCCGCGGCGAGCGGCTGGCCGTGTGCCATCTGCCTGACACGTCCGCCGAGGAGCGCGAAGCGCTGCGGCTGTTCATCAGCGAGGCAGTTCGCCGCGCCAGGGGCGAGGAGCCGCGGGAGCTCAGTGAAGCGCAGCGCGCGGTTGCTGATCCGCCGCGCGAACTGCCGTCGCAACTCGCCGAACGCGCACGCATGGCAGGCGTCAAGCTCGACCAGGCGGTTTGGGAGCGGTTCGACGCCGATGAGCGCTATGCGCTGGTCAAGCTTGGCACCGGCAACGAGCCGAGCCACAACCTCGCCGCCGCGCTGGCGGAATTCCTGGCGCGCTGA
- a CDS encoding NADH-quinone oxidoreductase subunit NuoF: protein MSATVYVPRDSAALSLGAEQVAEAVAGEARRRAVDLRVVRNGSRGMFWLEPLVEVETVRGRLAYGPVTPADVASLFDAGFLDGGQHRLSLGSTDEIPYLKRQERLTFARLGVIDPLSLDDYLAHGGYRGLGRALEMPAAKVVDEVIESGLRGRGGAGFPAGIKWRTTLQTPAPQKYVVCNADEGDSGTFSDRMIMEGDPFVLIEGMTIAAVCVGATEGYIYLRSEYPHALRTLNAAIETARRHGYLGEKILGSPHTFNLEVRLGAGAYVCGEETAMLESLEGKRGMVRYKPPVPAVSGLFGRPTVVNNVVSLATVPIILERGGAFYKDYGMGRSRGTMPVQLAGNVKHPGLVEKAFGVTLRELVYDYGGGTASGRRLRAVQVGGPLGAYFPESMLELPIDYEALAAKKGIVGHGGIVVFDDTVDLARQARWAFEFCSIESCGKCTPCRIGSIRGAEVIERIIRGRDRTAALGLLRDLCDTMTYGSLCALGGLTPLPVLSALRHFPEDFGLTRADVAWTA from the coding sequence ATGAGCGCGACGGTATACGTCCCGCGCGATTCCGCCGCGCTTTCGCTCGGCGCAGAGCAGGTTGCCGAGGCGGTTGCCGGCGAAGCGCGCCGGCGCGCGGTCGATCTCCGCGTCGTGCGCAACGGCTCGCGCGGGATGTTCTGGCTCGAGCCGTTGGTCGAAGTGGAAACCGTGCGCGGACGCCTGGCTTACGGGCCGGTTACGCCCGCCGACGTCGCGTCGCTCTTCGATGCGGGCTTCCTTGATGGCGGGCAGCATCGCCTCAGCCTCGGCTCGACCGATGAGATCCCGTATCTCAAGCGCCAGGAACGTCTGACCTTCGCGCGGCTCGGGGTAATCGATCCGCTCTCGCTCGACGACTACCTCGCACACGGCGGCTACCGCGGGCTTGGGCGCGCGCTCGAGATGCCGGCGGCGAAAGTCGTTGACGAAGTGATAGAGTCCGGGCTGCGCGGACGCGGCGGCGCGGGCTTCCCCGCCGGCATCAAATGGCGCACCACGCTCCAGACGCCGGCGCCGCAGAAGTACGTCGTGTGCAACGCCGACGAGGGCGACTCGGGCACCTTCTCCGACCGCATGATCATGGAGGGCGACCCCTTCGTTCTGATCGAGGGGATGACGATCGCAGCGGTGTGCGTCGGCGCAACCGAGGGTTATATCTACCTGCGTTCGGAGTATCCACACGCGCTGCGCACGTTAAACGCGGCGATCGAGACGGCGCGCCGACACGGCTACCTGGGCGAAAAGATCCTCGGCAGCCCGCACACCTTCAACCTCGAGGTGCGGCTCGGCGCGGGCGCCTACGTCTGCGGCGAGGAAACCGCGATGCTGGAGAGCCTCGAGGGCAAGCGCGGGATGGTACGTTACAAGCCGCCGGTGCCGGCGGTCTCGGGGCTGTTCGGCCGGCCGACGGTGGTCAACAACGTCGTGTCGCTGGCCACGGTGCCGATAATCCTCGAGCGCGGCGGCGCTTTCTACAAAGACTACGGGATGGGCCGCTCGCGCGGCACGATGCCGGTTCAGCTTGCGGGCAACGTAAAGCATCCGGGGTTGGTCGAGAAAGCGTTTGGCGTCACCCTGCGCGAGCTGGTTTACGACTACGGTGGTGGCACCGCGAGCGGCCGTCGGTTACGTGCTGTGCAGGTCGGCGGCCCGCTGGGCGCGTACTTTCCCGAGAGCATGCTCGAGTTGCCGATAGATTATGAGGCGCTGGCGGCGAAGAAGGGCATCGTCGGCCACGGCGGAATCGTGGTCTTCGACGACACTGTGGATCTGGCGCGCCAAGCGCGCTGGGCGTTTGAGTTTTGCTCCATCGAGTCGTGCGGCAAGTGCACGCCGTGCCGGATTGGCTCGATCCGCGGCGCCGAGGTGATCGAGCGAATTATCCGCGGCCGCGACCGCACCGCCGCGCTCGGCTTGCTGCGCGACTTGTGCGATACGATGACCTATGGATCGCTGTGTGCGCTTGGCGGGCTCACGCCGCTGCCGGTGCTGAGCGCGCTGCGCCATTTTCCCGAAGATTTCGGCCTTACGCGGGCCGACGTCGCCTGGACGGCGTGA
- a CDS encoding formate dehydrogenase subunit delta, which produces MDIHHLVTMANQIADFFRTSNPDRTEAVKATAQHLRNFWEPRMRREIVAHLAKTGGEGLGEVARDAVRMLESEGGAKAAG; this is translated from the coding sequence ATGGACATCCATCACCTGGTCACGATGGCGAATCAGATCGCCGATTTCTTTCGCACCTCGAATCCGGATCGCACCGAGGCGGTGAAAGCGACCGCGCAGCATCTGCGCAACTTCTGGGAGCCGCGGATGCGCCGCGAGATCGTCGCGCATCTCGCAAAGACCGGCGGCGAAGGCCTGGGCGAGGTCGCGCGCGACGCAGTTCGGATGCTCGAGAGCGAGGGCGGGGCGAAGGCCGCCGGTTGA
- the fdhD gene encoding formate dehydrogenase accessory sulfurtransferase FdhD, giving the protein MADDRQRAPSAGSVLRRPARKFRDGRLGAPVNEALAVEEPLEIRLAGQRFTLTMRTPGNDEELVAGFLLAEGFVESRSDLAEIRRLRDRKGEPDPNALDVILNVPAASLRERLRRNFTISSSCGVCGKTSIEAIQRRIAPIESDLTVTPAALLELAPMMRQAQEVFAATGGLHAAALFVPLRGGVSGPVNRFELAALREDVGRHNAVDKVVGWALFNGMLPLRRGLMMVSGRLSFEIVQKAAAAGIPILAAVSAPSSLAVELAEEVGITLVGFLRPGGFNLYCDTERVTT; this is encoded by the coding sequence ATGGCCGACGACCGGCAACGCGCCCCGTCCGCAGGGAGCGTCCTGCGCCGTCCCGCGCGCAAGTTCCGCGACGGACGCCTCGGCGCCCCTGTCAACGAGGCGCTGGCGGTCGAGGAGCCGTTGGAAATTCGGCTCGCCGGCCAGCGCTTCACGCTCACGATGCGCACGCCGGGCAACGACGAGGAGCTCGTCGCCGGTTTCCTGCTCGCCGAGGGCTTCGTCGAATCGCGCTCGGACCTCGCCGAAATCCGTCGCCTGCGGGACCGCAAGGGCGAGCCCGATCCCAACGCGCTCGACGTGATCCTGAACGTTCCCGCGGCGAGCTTGCGCGAGCGGCTGCGGCGCAACTTCACGATTTCGTCGAGCTGCGGCGTGTGCGGCAAGACCAGCATCGAGGCAATCCAGCGCCGGATTGCGCCGATCGAGTCCGATCTGACGGTTACGCCTGCGGCGCTGCTGGAACTCGCGCCGATGATGCGCCAGGCGCAGGAGGTCTTTGCCGCCACCGGCGGTCTGCATGCCGCGGCGCTGTTCGTCCCGCTGAGAGGCGGCGTGTCCGGTCCGGTGAACCGCTTCGAGCTGGCCGCATTGCGCGAGGACGTCGGCCGCCACAATGCGGTGGACAAGGTCGTTGGCTGGGCGCTGTTTAACGGAATGCTGCCGCTGAGGCGCGGGCTGATGATGGTCAGCGGGCGGTTGAGCTTCGAGATCGTGCAGAAGGCGGCCGCCGCCGGGATTCCGATTCTGGCGGCGGTTTCGGCGCCGTCGTCGCTCGCGGTCGAGCTGGCCGAGGAAGTCGGGATAACGCTGGTCGGCTTCTTGCGCCCCGGCGGCTTCAACCTGTACTGCGACACCGAGCGGGTCACAACGTAA
- the thiD gene encoding bifunctional hydroxymethylpyrimidine kinase/phosphomethylpyrimidine kinase, with product MERKVALTIAGSDPGGGAGFQADLKTFAALGVYGYSTITAVIAQNSATVSRCLPVDPAMVAAQVETLAAERPPDAIKTGALGTAAIVEAVADTLARLQLAAPVVDPVLISTSGARLLDRAGERVLRERVFPLARIVTPNLAEAQALCGIRESNAAAIREMARVLRAAGARAVLIKGGHLNSPSEATDLLYDGRGFTVLRAERIAGGGAHGLGCALSAAIAAYLALGMELAEAVRGAKQYVSAALRASFKLGASARPLLDHFVRR from the coding sequence GTGGAGAGAAAGGTCGCGCTCACGATCGCGGGCAGCGACCCTGGCGGCGGCGCCGGCTTCCAGGCCGACCTCAAGACCTTCGCCGCGCTCGGCGTTTATGGCTACTCGACAATTACCGCGGTCATCGCGCAGAACAGCGCGACGGTCAGCCGCTGCCTCCCGGTCGATCCCGCGATGGTGGCGGCACAGGTCGAGACGTTGGCCGCCGAGCGCCCGCCGGACGCGATCAAGACCGGCGCGCTGGGCACCGCAGCGATCGTCGAGGCCGTCGCCGACACGCTTGCCCGCCTGCAGCTTGCCGCTCCGGTCGTCGATCCGGTGCTGATCTCGACCAGCGGGGCTCGCCTGCTCGATCGCGCCGGCGAACGCGTCCTGCGCGAGCGGGTCTTTCCGCTGGCGCGGATTGTTACTCCGAACCTCGCCGAGGCGCAGGCGCTGTGCGGCATCCGCGAATCCAACGCCGCCGCGATCCGCGAGATGGCGCGCGTGCTGCGCGCCGCGGGCGCGCGCGCGGTGCTGATCAAGGGCGGGCATCTCAATTCACCCTCCGAGGCAACCGACCTGCTCTACGACGGGCGTGGATTTACGGTCCTGCGCGCGGAACGGATCGCGGGCGGCGGGGCGCACGGTCTGGGATGCGCGCTGTCGGCGGCGATCGCCGCCTACCTGGCGCTCGGGATGGAGTTGGCCGAGGCGGTGCGCGGTGCCAAGCAGTACGTGAGCGCGGCGCTGCGCGCGAGCTTCAAGCTCGGCGCCAGCGCCCGCCCCCTGCTCGACCACTTTGTACGCAGATAG
- a CDS encoding formate dehydrogenase subunit gamma — translation MDRHYEAFDPATVEAIVSRLRQRPGALMLILHEVQDRFGYIPHDSIPIIARALNITRAETHGVASFYHDFRRQPPGRNVIRLCRAESCQAMGAAALADHVRDRLGVDFGETTPDGAFTLEAVYCLGNCGCSPAMMVNHDPHGRVNAARFDEILAALRESLR, via the coding sequence ATGGACCGGCACTACGAGGCTTTCGATCCCGCGACGGTTGAGGCAATCGTTTCGCGCCTGCGGCAGCGCCCCGGTGCGTTGATGCTCATTCTGCACGAGGTGCAGGATCGTTTCGGCTATATCCCGCACGACAGCATTCCGATAATCGCGCGCGCGCTCAATATCACGCGCGCCGAGACCCACGGCGTCGCCTCCTTCTACCACGATTTCCGCCGTCAGCCGCCGGGCCGCAACGTGATTCGGCTCTGCCGCGCTGAGTCGTGCCAGGCGATGGGCGCGGCGGCGCTCGCTGATCACGTGCGCGATCGCCTGGGCGTTGACTTTGGCGAAACCACGCCCGACGGCGCTTTCACGCTCGAGGCGGTCTATTGCCTGGGCAACTGCGGATGCTCGCCGGCGATGATGGTAAATCACGATCCCCACGGGCGGGTCAACGCGGCGCGCTTCGACGAGATACTCGCCGCGCTCAGGGAGAGCCTGCGATGA
- a CDS encoding bifunctional nuclease domain-containing protein yields the protein MHRRTAPRFVALLAAALGSVLFAACAGRHDVGPAPDQVRVEVANVGFDDQSGAHYVLLEDLSGKRGLQILIGDEEARAIMREMRGIKPERPLTHDLLRNVIERTGNHVDRVVITGLHDQVYYADIVLDHGRLRVDSRPSDAIALAMGLGAPIFVNDHLFQPAAALGRRGPARASLPPTFAAEGISVQELSAPIAGYFGVAPQSGVLVAEVSGPGARAGLKRGDIVTAVEGHAVRSPTDFIAAFAAVKGSASVTLSVLRAGRTHLIRIAREKIARSGR from the coding sequence ATGCATCGGCGAACAGCGCCGCGGTTCGTCGCCCTGCTGGCCGCCGCGCTCGGGTCGGTGCTCTTTGCCGCGTGCGCCGGAAGGCACGACGTCGGCCCGGCGCCCGACCAGGTGCGGGTCGAGGTTGCCAACGTCGGCTTCGACGATCAGAGCGGGGCGCATTATGTGCTGCTCGAGGATCTGTCCGGCAAGCGGGGCCTGCAAATCCTGATCGGCGACGAAGAAGCGCGCGCGATCATGCGCGAGATGCGCGGGATCAAGCCTGAGCGCCCGCTCACCCACGATCTCCTGCGCAACGTCATCGAGCGTACCGGCAACCATGTCGATCGGGTGGTGATCACCGGCCTGCACGATCAGGTCTACTACGCCGACATCGTTCTTGATCACGGGCGGTTGCGGGTGGACAGCCGGCCGAGCGACGCGATCGCGCTAGCGATGGGACTGGGCGCGCCGATCTTCGTGAACGATCATCTCTTTCAGCCCGCCGCCGCGTTGGGGCGGCGTGGACCCGCGCGCGCGAGCCTGCCGCCGACCTTCGCGGCCGAAGGTATCTCGGTGCAGGAGCTGAGCGCGCCGATTGCGGGCTACTTCGGCGTTGCTCCGCAAAGCGGCGTGCTGGTGGCCGAGGTTTCGGGCCCGGGCGCGCGCGCCGGGCTTAAGCGGGGCGATATCGTGACCGCGGTCGAGGGGCACGCGGTGCGCTCGCCGACCGATTTCATCGCGGCGTTCGCCGCGGTCAAGGGCTCTGCGTCGGTCACGCTCAGCGTGCTGCGCGCCGGCCGCACCCATCTGATCCGGATCGCGCGCGAGAAAATTGCGCGTTCCGGCCGTTAG
- a CDS encoding RlmE family RNA methyltransferase, producing MARYQPHDTFYRKARERGLPSRAAFKIEELLARFRLVRAGARIVDLGCAPGGWLTLLAEAAGPEGKVVGVDLSACPPPVPNVATLVGDIREAATVKAVGAALGGGADLVTSDLAPKLSGIAERDQARMAELAEAALACARRLLRPGGAMVVKLFMGGDFQSVVRGFERDFERVELTRPRASRPGSSELYVIARGFRPGAAGRRVKSAGVRGLAGVLENPETEG from the coding sequence ATGGCCAGGTATCAGCCGCATGACACGTTCTATCGCAAGGCGCGCGAGCGTGGATTGCCCTCGCGCGCGGCGTTCAAGATCGAGGAGCTGCTCGCGCGCTTTCGTCTTGTGCGCGCGGGCGCGCGCATTGTCGATCTCGGATGTGCGCCGGGCGGATGGCTCACGCTGCTCGCCGAAGCGGCCGGACCCGAGGGCAAGGTGGTCGGCGTCGATCTCTCCGCGTGCCCGCCGCCGGTTCCCAATGTCGCCACCCTGGTCGGCGACATCCGCGAAGCCGCCACGGTCAAGGCGGTCGGCGCGGCGCTGGGCGGCGGCGCCGATCTGGTGACCAGCGACCTTGCGCCAAAGCTCAGCGGCATCGCCGAGCGCGACCAGGCCCGGATGGCCGAGTTGGCAGAGGCGGCGCTTGCATGCGCACGCAGGCTGCTCAGGCCGGGCGGCGCGATGGTGGTCAAGCTGTTCATGGGCGGCGACTTTCAAAGCGTCGTGCGCGGGTTTGAGCGCGACTTTGAGCGCGTCGAGCTCACCCGCCCGCGCGCAAGCCGCCCCGGCTCGTCTGAATTGTATGTAATCGCACGCGGATTTCGTCCCGGCGCGGCCGGTCGCCGCGTCAAAAGCGCTGGCGTCCGCGGCTTGGCGGGGGTCTTGGAAAATCCCGAAACGGAGGGATAG
- the fdhF gene encoding formate dehydrogenase subunit alpha, whose protein sequence is MLSKTDRNYGTPPRASQNQITLEVDGRRVTVPEGTSILRAAALADIAIPKLCATDALEPFGSCRMCLVEIEGRNGYPASCTTPVEPGMNVRTKSEMLKRLRHGVMELYMSDHPAGRASCAGDGTCELHALADELELGEVRYGFEGRNHLDAVRDESNPYFRFDPARCIVCSRCVRACEEVQGTFALTIDGRGFDSVVSPSQHQPFLESECVSCGACVMACPTDALVEKSLLEKGVAERSVVTTCGYCGVGCSFKAEVRGDEVVRMVPNKDGMPNQGHACVKGRFAWDYATHPDRVLKPMLREKTSDPWREVSWEEAIGYAAARFRQIQHKYGRGAVGAITSSRCTNEETYLVQKMVRAAFGNNNIDTCARVCHSPTGYGLKSTLGTSAGTQDFASVMHADVIMVIGCNPTDGHPVFGSMMKRRLRQGAKLIVADPRTIDLVRTPHVKAAYHLQLRPGTNVALINAIAHVVLSEGLAKEDFVRERCEWPAYELWKKFILEERNSPEAMAEVTGVPAEKIRAAARLYATARNAIIYYGLGVTEHSQGSTMVIGMANLAMATGNLGREGVGLNPLRGQNNVQGSCDMGSFPHELTGYRHIADDAVRASFERAWGVTLDPEPGLRIPNMFDAALDGSFKGLYVQGEDIAQSDPNSRHVAAALAAMECVVVHDIFLNETARYAHVLLPGSSFLEKDGTFTNSERRVSRVRKVLPPLAGKADWEVTCELSAALGYPMKYSHPSEIMDEIARLTPTFAGVSYEKLDRLGSVQWPCNDKAPEGTPVMHVGQFVRGKGKFFITEYIPTEEKTSARFPLILTTGRILTQYNVGTQTRRTANTVWHHEDVLEIHPHDAEQRGIRDGAYVRLTSRAGETTLRAQITDRVPPGVVYTTFHHPVSGTNIVTTENSDWATNCPEYKVTAVQVMPDEFAPPRRASGDSAAHAAAGR, encoded by the coding sequence GTGTTATCGAAAACCGACAGGAATTACGGAACTCCGCCGCGAGCCTCGCAAAATCAGATCACGCTCGAAGTCGACGGCCGCCGGGTCACGGTGCCTGAGGGAACGTCGATCTTGCGTGCGGCGGCGCTCGCCGATATCGCAATTCCCAAGCTGTGCGCGACCGACGCGCTCGAACCGTTTGGCTCCTGCCGCATGTGCCTGGTCGAGATCGAAGGCCGCAACGGCTATCCCGCCTCCTGCACCACACCGGTCGAACCCGGGATGAACGTGCGCACGAAGTCCGAGATGCTCAAGCGCCTGCGCCACGGCGTAATGGAGCTCTACATGTCGGACCATCCGGCGGGCCGCGCGAGTTGCGCCGGCGACGGGACGTGCGAGCTCCACGCGCTGGCCGATGAGCTGGAGCTCGGCGAGGTGCGCTACGGTTTCGAAGGCAGGAACCATCTCGATGCCGTGCGCGACGAGTCTAACCCGTATTTCCGTTTCGATCCGGCGCGCTGCATCGTGTGCTCGCGATGCGTGCGCGCGTGCGAGGAGGTCCAGGGCACCTTCGCCCTGACCATCGATGGCCGCGGGTTCGATTCGGTGGTCTCGCCCAGCCAGCATCAGCCGTTCTTGGAATCCGAGTGCGTTTCGTGCGGCGCGTGCGTGATGGCTTGTCCAACCGACGCGCTGGTTGAAAAGTCCCTGCTGGAAAAGGGCGTCGCCGAACGCTCGGTCGTCACCACTTGCGGCTATTGCGGCGTCGGCTGCTCGTTCAAAGCCGAAGTCAGGGGCGACGAGGTCGTGCGGATGGTGCCGAACAAGGACGGGATGCCGAACCAGGGACACGCCTGCGTCAAGGGGCGTTTCGCCTGGGACTACGCGACCCATCCCGACCGCGTGCTAAAGCCCATGCTGCGCGAGAAGACCAGCGACCCGTGGCGCGAGGTCTCATGGGAGGAGGCGATCGGCTACGCGGCGGCACGCTTCAGACAGATCCAGCACAAGTACGGGCGCGGCGCAGTCGGCGCGATAACCTCGTCGCGCTGCACCAACGAGGAAACCTACCTGGTGCAGAAGATGGTCCGTGCGGCGTTCGGCAACAACAACATCGACACCTGCGCCCGCGTGTGCCATTCGCCGACCGGCTACGGGCTCAAGAGCACGCTCGGCACCTCAGCCGGCACGCAAGACTTCGCTTCGGTGATGCATGCCGACGTGATCATGGTGATCGGCTGCAACCCGACCGACGGCCATCCGGTATTCGGCTCGATGATGAAACGCCGTCTGCGTCAGGGCGCCAAGCTGATCGTCGCCGATCCGCGCACGATCGATCTGGTGCGCACACCGCATGTCAAGGCGGCCTACCATCTTCAGCTCCGTCCGGGGACCAACGTCGCGCTGATCAACGCGATCGCCCACGTTGTGCTCAGCGAAGGACTCGCCAAGGAAGACTTCGTGCGCGAGCGCTGCGAATGGCCGGCCTACGAGCTGTGGAAGAAATTTATCCTCGAGGAACGCAACTCGCCCGAGGCGATGGCGGAAGTCACCGGGGTGCCGGCCGAAAAGATTCGCGCCGCCGCGCGCCTGTACGCCACCGCGCGCAACGCCATCATCTACTATGGATTGGGTGTCACCGAGCATAGCCAGGGCAGCACGATGGTTATCGGGATGGCGAACCTGGCGATGGCGACGGGCAACCTCGGGCGCGAGGGCGTCGGCCTCAATCCGCTGCGCGGGCAGAACAACGTCCAGGGCTCGTGCGACATGGGCTCCTTTCCGCACGAGCTCACCGGCTACCGCCACATCGCCGACGACGCGGTGCGCGCGAGCTTCGAGCGCGCGTGGGGCGTCACCCTCGATCCGGAGCCCGGCCTGCGCATCCCCAACATGTTCGACGCCGCGCTCGATGGCAGCTTCAAGGGGCTTTACGTGCAGGGCGAGGACATTGCGCAATCCGATCCCAACAGCCGTCATGTGGCCGCCGCGCTGGCAGCGATGGAGTGCGTGGTGGTCCACGACATCTTCCTGAATGAGACCGCCAGGTACGCTCACGTCCTTCTGCCCGGCTCGTCGTTCCTGGAGAAGGACGGCACATTCACCAACTCCGAGCGGCGCGTCTCGCGCGTGCGCAAGGTGCTGCCACCGCTGGCGGGCAAGGCCGACTGGGAAGTTACGTGCGAGCTTTCCGCCGCGCTCGGCTACCCGATGAAATATTCGCATCCGTCGGAGATCATGGACGAGATAGCGCGCCTGACCCCGACCTTCGCCGGCGTCAGCTATGAAAAGCTCGACCGCCTGGGCTCGGTGCAATGGCCGTGCAATGACAAGGCGCCCGAGGGCACACCGGTGATGCACGTCGGGCAGTTCGTCCGCGGCAAGGGCAAGTTCTTCATCACCGAGTACATTCCGACCGAGGAGAAGACCAGCGCGCGCTTCCCGCTCATCCTTACCACCGGGCGCATCCTGACCCAGTACAACGTCGGCACCCAGACCCGGCGCACTGCCAACACCGTCTGGCATCACGAGGACGTGCTGGAGATCCATCCGCACGACGCCGAGCAGCGCGGCATCCGCGACGGCGCTTACGTGCGCCTCACCAGCCGCGCTGGAGAAACCACGCTGCGCGCGCAAATCACCGACCGCGTGCCCCCGGGCGTGGTCTACACGACGTTCCATCATCCGGTCTCCGGCACCAATATCGTGACCACCGAGAACTCCGACTGGGCGACCAATTGCCCCGAATACAAGGTCACCGCGGTGCAGGTGATGCCGGACGAATTCGCCCCGCCGCGCCGCGCGTCCGGGGATTCCGCCGCGCATGCTGCGGCCGGGCGCTGA